In Lolium rigidum isolate FL_2022 chromosome 7, APGP_CSIRO_Lrig_0.1, whole genome shotgun sequence, the DNA window CCGTGCCAGTGTACTGGACGCTCGTGGCCTCCCCTGCAAAGAATAAGTTGTCGACGGGGATGCGGAGTTTCTCGTACAGGTCACGGGGCTTGCCCACACCGTCAAAGGTGTAGGAACCAAGCGTGTTCTCGTCTGAGCCCCAGTGTGAGACTAGGTAATTAAGCTGCAACAAGATTTAGGCAACATGAACTTTTAAGAATTTGAAGCAGATATTATGATGTCTATATTGAGATTTGTGTTGAAATGCTAACCGGCTCAGCTGCATTAGGTAGGATTTTCTTTAACTGGGAGAAGGCAAACTGGGCAGCAGCCTCGTCTGACATCTTTTCAATGTCACAGGCAAGCCGGCCTGCAGGCATGTAAACAAGAACAGGATGGCCCGTCGCCTTGTGAAGGTTGAGGAAATAGCTGCATCCATATGTAGTGGATGAAACTACTCCAAGGAACTCCACATTAGGCCAGAAAACCTCACTGAAGTGGAGAACTATTTTGTTCTCAACTCCAACTGACAGTTCTCTTATTGCTTCCTCCTTCCACTCTGGGAGCCTCGGCTCAAATTTAATGGTGTTGGCTTTAAGAACACCCAAGGGAACAGCAATGACTGCAGCATCCGCAACAAATGTTTTACCACTGCTTACAGTTACCTCCACCCTATTCCAGTGGCGAACAATTTTGACCGCCctaaagaaaagaaaatggatCAGTACTAACAAATGGTGGACTGGAACATGCATGCTCAAAGAGCATTTAGAGGAAAGATGAGCATACCTGTGACCAAGGCGTATATCTAGTCCTTTTGCCAGAGTATTTATAACTGGACGATATCCACGCACCATGAGACCATGGCCGCCAGGAAGCAGCACCTCCTGCACCCCATTGCACAGAATATCGTCAGAAATAAGGAAGGGTGATGTGTATAAAGCATCAGCAAGATATATGGCTATTTAAATACTGGGTGGGGTGAGAATCCTACCTGGTCCCAGCACTGGAGCGAGATTGCATCCGCATCAGTGGCAAACCAACCCTCCATGCGGCACAAATACCACTGAAGAACGTCATGCGCAATCCCTTCTTGCCTGAAGCGTGGACCATGATGTCAGATATAATAACGAATACCTTTAGGATAACCTATGCACACAGAGATTAGATGGCACAAACCTCAAGTGTGGATTTTTCTCCAGCACAATTGCAATGGCCTTAGCTATAGAAATATCTTCCTTCATTTCTTCCCTTAATTTGCCAGTCTATACAAATAACAAATGTTATAGGAAATCATAAGCCAATAATGTTGCAGAAAATCAATAAGCACCAAGAACCGAGAGATGTTGTTACCTCTTCCAGAATAGCCTCAAATATTTTCCCTATTTCTTCTACAAACTCTTGTGGAACTTGAGAGCCGTTAGTGTCATAAAGGGCATAACTGGAAGAAAATATATCAGGTTAGTTGAAGCATTATAGGGTTTCATCATAACTATCTACATACAGATACTAGTTGGTCATTTTTACCTCTCGAGATCATGGTCAAAAAGCACAGAGTCATCTCCACTTGTGCGGTACAGTGGAAGTCCAAGCCTTGAAATGATTGGTGCCAGGGGATTTTCTTCACAAACACCATGAAGCCTGGTGCATACAAAAATTGGAAGTAAGATTCATAACTGGTACTGAATGAACTTTTGATCATATACAGTTTAAATAATACTGCAAA includes these proteins:
- the LOC124678600 gene encoding polyamine oxidase 3 isoform X1, with amino-acid sequence MANNSSNGENVSKKSHTPSAIVIGGGFAGIAAANALRNASFEVVLLESRDRIGGRVHTDYSFGFPVDLGASWLHGVCEENPLAPIISRLGLPLYRTSGDDSVLFDHDLESYALYDTNGSQVPQEFVEEIGKIFEAILEETGKLREEMKEDISIAKAIAIVLEKNPHLRQEGIAHDVLQWYLCRMEGWFATDADAISLQCWDQEVLLPGGHGLMVRGYRPVINTLAKGLDIRLGHRYAHLSSKCSLSMHVPVHHLLVLIHFLFFRAVKIVRHWNRVEVTVSSGKTFVADAAVIAVPLGVLKANTIKFEPRLPEWKEEAIRELSVGVENKIVLHFSEVFWPNVEFLGVVSSTTYGCSYFLNLHKATGHPVLVYMPAGRLACDIEKMSDEAAAQFAFSQLKKILPNAAEPLNYLVSHWGSDENTLGSYTFDGVGKPRDLYEKLRIPVDNLFFAGEATSVQYTGTVHGAFSTGEMAAEECRMRVLEKFRELDMLEMCHPMAEQTATVSVPLLISRL
- the LOC124678600 gene encoding polyamine oxidase 3 isoform X2 encodes the protein MANNSSNGENVSKKSHTPSAIVIGGGFAGIAAANALRNASFEVVLLESRDRIGGRVHTDYSFGFPVDLGASWLHGVCEENPLAPIISRLGLPLYRTSGDDSVLFDHDLESYALYDTNGSQVPQEFVEEIGKIFEAILEETGKLREEMKEDISIAKAIAIVLEKNPHLRQEGIAHDVLQWYLCRMEGWFATDADAISLQCWDQEVLLPGGHGLMVRGYRPVINTLAKGLDIRLGHRAVKIVRHWNRVEVTVSSGKTFVADAAVIAVPLGVLKANTIKFEPRLPEWKEEAIRELSVGVENKIVLHFSEVFWPNVEFLGVVSSTTYGCSYFLNLHKATGHPVLVYMPAGRLACDIEKMSDEAAAQFAFSQLKKILPNAAEPLNYLVSHWGSDENTLGSYTFDGVGKPRDLYEKLRIPVDNLFFAGEATSVQYTGTVHGAFSTGEMAAEECRMRVLEKFRELDMLEMCHPMAEQTATVSVPLLISRL